The Rufibacter sp. DG15C region CTGTTTTAGCAAAGCAACTTCTTCTTTACTCAAAGAGCCAGAGAAGCCTTCAAAAGCACCATCTGATAAGTTTTGAATTCGCTCTGAAGCTGAACGGTGAGTACCTAGCACCCTTTCACGTACACCTTGAGCTTTCACGCCATTCTTTAGAACTACGATGAATTTTCCATCTATGGCATTGGAAGTGGCAGCAGGCGCTTGGGGGGCGGTAGCTGTTTCTTCTAAAACTTCATCTTTCTGACAGCCCGCCATGGTAAATACAGAGGCTAAGGCAAAGAAAGAGACTGCTTTCTTAAACGTTCCTGACTTCATACGCATTCAATTTTAAGTGTTAAAGAAAAAGCATCAAATTGAGGGAAAAATTTGAAACCCCATTTTGATATTGTCGTAACCAACTTCCTTTTGAAGTGGTTCAAATATAGAGATTAATTCTATAGTGGAGCGTAAAATAAAAATATAAGCTATTGATATATAATAACTTATATATAGTAAAATTTAGGTTAATAAAGGCTTTGATTAAACAATTCATAACGGCTAATTAGGCGTAATTGTTTTTATTTCAATAGTTTAATATGAATCAAGAAAGAAACAGATAAATAAGTTTGCCAAAAAGATTAGTTCTCTGCTAATAAAAACGTATTTTTACTAACAGATTACCTAATAGGCCACTAGCATGCTTAGCACTAACTTAAAATACCTGAGAAAAAGAGAGAATTTGACGCAAGTGCAGCTTGCCGAAAAATTGCAGATAAAGCGTTCCTTGATTGGGGCGTATGAAGAGGGAAGGGCTGAACCTAAGCTGGTTACGCTGGTAAAAATGGCACAGGTGTTTAACATGTCTGTAGATGAGCTTATTAATCCTGAGCTTCCTAACCTTTCTAAAAACACCAATGCTCACGCGTCTAACGTGCGGGTATTGTCTATTACCGTAGATGCCCAAGACCGCGAAAACATTGAGTTAGTGCCTTATAAAGCCAGTGCCGGTTATTTGAATGGCTACGCAGATCCAGAGTTTATGGAGGAGCTTCCTAAATTCAGGCTGCCCATGATCCAAGGGCCAGGCACCTATCGGGCATTTGAGATTAAAGGGGATTCCATGTTGCCAATTCCATCTGGAACGGTCATAGTGGGTCGCTATGTAGAACGGTGGCAAGATATAAAAGACGGCACGCCTTGTATTGTAGTTAGTCTGCAAGAAGGCATTGTCTTCAAACGCATCTACCAAAAGGCCAATGAGTCCGCGCTTCGGTTGCACTCAGACAATCCAACGTACCAACCGTATGAGGTGGCCTTGGCAGACGTAGTGGAACTATGGGAGGCGAAAGCCTACATCAGCACCTCTTTCCCAATGGCCGAGATTTCTCTAGACCGACTAACCTCCTTGGTATTGGATCTACAACAAGAAGTGCAAAAGCTGAAGACCGTCAACTAAGATTCTTACAATATTATTGCTAACTGCCGTTTTTGGCCTGATTTCAAGAGATCAGGCCAAAAACGGCAGTTTCTGTTTAGGCAAAAGGCAAAAGGAACTCCTTTTTGTCCTGTACGTATGGAGTGGGTATACACCAAACTCTACCAACATGATCAAAGTGATCTCTGCCGCAGATAGGCACCACGCCTCCCATGGATGGCTAAACTCCTATTTTCTATTCTCCTTCTCAGACTACTATGATACCAACAACATACAATGGGGCCCCTTGCGGGTGTTCAATGATGACTATATAAAAGGGAAGAGCGGCTTTCCGGAGCATTCCCACTCAGAGATGGAAATTGTCACCATTGTCTTGGAAGGTGAGATTGCGCACAAAGACAGCCTGGGCAATGAGACGGTGATTAGTGCGGGCCAGGTGCAGCGCATGTCGGCAGGCACAGGTATTTCGCATTCAGAGAAGAACGACAAAGACGAGGACGTGCATTTGTTCCAGCTATGGTTTCTGCCCAACAAGAAAGGGATTACCCCCAGCTATGAACAGAAGTCGGTTGATTTTCTGAAAGAGAAAAACCAGTTGATTCCATTGGTGACTGGACAGAAAGTGTTGGAAGATGTAGTATACATGAATTCAAATTCTACGGTGTTTTACGCTCACCTTGAAAAAGACAAGGAAATCAATTTTAAGACCTTCCAGATACGCAAAGGGTTGATCTATGTCATTACCGGCGAAATGTTTGTAAACGGCGTGCAGGTAGAAAAAAGCGACCAGGTGCGCTCCATGGACATTGATGCCCTTAGGATGAAAGCCTCAGCGGACTGCACCTTTATCTTGATTGATGTACCCGCAGTGGAAGCCAATTATTAATCCTTGGTTTATAGATTGAATAGAGAGAGCAGTCAGGTATATACCTTGTCTGCTTTTTTTATGCGAAATAAATCATAGATATAAACGTATTCATTCTCACCTTCACAAAGTTGCACCTCCACTATACGCTTTCTTATGAAGCTTAGACTAATAGTTTTCGCCGGCCTTCTATCCTTGCAATTTCTATGGCCAACCATTGGAAAATGCTACGGCGTCCTCACCCATCAGGCCATTATAGACGTGGCCTGGGAGCCTTCCATTGTACCCATCCTAAAACGAAGGTTCCCGCAGGCTACCGCTGAGCAATTGAAAAAGGCCCACGCGCATGCCTATGGCGGGGCCATCATCCAGGACATGGGATACTATCCCTTCGGGAACGTGTTTTTCACGGACTTGACGCACTACTCCAGAAGCGGAGATTTTGTAGAAGCATTGCTACAGGAATCCACCACCATTGAAGAATACGCCTTTGCCCTGGGGGCTTTGGCGCATTACTACTCAGACAACTATGGTCATCCCATTGGCACCAACAGGGCGGTGGCCATGGTCTACCCCGAAGTGAAAGCCCAGCACGGAGAAGTGGTGACCTATGAAGAAGACCCTGCTGCTCACATAAAAACCGAGTTTGGGTTTGACGTTTTGCAGGTGGCCAGAGGCAATTATGCGCCCACTGCCTACCATGATTTTATTGGGTTTGAAGTAAGTAAGGAATTGTTGGAGCGAGCCTTTCAGAAAACGTACGGGCTTGAGTTGAAGAGTTTGTTTGTGAGTTTGGACCTGACCATTGGCACCTTCCGGAAGTCGGTAAGTTCATTGATTCCAAGTCTGACCAAGGCTGCCTGGAACCTGAAGGCCAAGGACATCCAAGCCTCCAGACAGGGCATCACCAAACGCAAGTTCCTATACCGGATTAAGAAGACAGATTACCATAAACAGTGGGGACGCGAGTACCAACGGCCCAGTTTTTTCCAAAGGGCCTTGAGTTGGCTATTGGGCGTATTGCCAAAGGTGGGTCCCAACAAAGCATTAGCGTTTAAACCACCCACGCCCGCCGCCGAGAAAGTGTTCATGGAAAGCTTTAACGTGACGTCAGATAAGTATGCTGCCCAATTAAAGAATTTAAATAATGATAAGGTAACACTCCTCAATACGGACCTGGACACCGGTGATCAGAGCAAGATTGGCACGTATGGCAAGGCAGATAAAACCTACGCCGAGCTGTTGGACAAATTAGCCAAAAACGATTTTAAGGACCTACCTGCTGAGTTGAAGAAGAACCTGCTCACCTTTTATGCCACGGCCAAAGCCCCAGCTACTACAGACAAAGAAGCTTCTAAGGACTGGGGAAAAGTGCAGGAAAACTTATCGAAACTGAAGGCAACAAGCTTATAAACATTAATTCAGGCCCGTTAAAACCAGAACCTCCGTTTTTGGTCTAGTTCTCAGGAATTAAGCCAAAAACGGAGGTTCTTTTTCACTATAATTAATTCAAAAGTAGATGCTTAAATAGCAAGCGACTTGGGCTAAGCCTCCTCCAAATCATCGGCGGGCTCCTCTATTTCTTTAGGTAGCGCTGCCGAGATAACTGGTGCGTTGAGTAGCCACTGGGTTTCCATGGTCTTGCTGGTACGAGCTCCCAGTTTTTTAAGTAGTTCTACTTTCTTGAGCAGGTTGCCGTTGCCCTCAGAGAGCTTGTTCATGGCCAGGTGGTATTTCTGCTGGCTGCGGTCCAGGTTCACGCCAATGTCCTTCAAATCCTCTAAGAAGTTGGCGAACTTGTCATACAGTTTTCCGCTTTCC contains the following coding sequences:
- a CDS encoding LexA family transcriptional regulator, with the protein product MLSTNLKYLRKRENLTQVQLAEKLQIKRSLIGAYEEGRAEPKLVTLVKMAQVFNMSVDELINPELPNLSKNTNAHASNVRVLSITVDAQDRENIELVPYKASAGYLNGYADPEFMEELPKFRLPMIQGPGTYRAFEIKGDSMLPIPSGTVIVGRYVERWQDIKDGTPCIVVSLQEGIVFKRIYQKANESALRLHSDNPTYQPYEVALADVVELWEAKAYISTSFPMAEISLDRLTSLVLDLQQEVQKLKTVN
- a CDS encoding zinc dependent phospholipase C family protein → MKLRLIVFAGLLSLQFLWPTIGKCYGVLTHQAIIDVAWEPSIVPILKRRFPQATAEQLKKAHAHAYGGAIIQDMGYYPFGNVFFTDLTHYSRSGDFVEALLQESTTIEEYAFALGALAHYYSDNYGHPIGTNRAVAMVYPEVKAQHGEVVTYEEDPAAHIKTEFGFDVLQVARGNYAPTAYHDFIGFEVSKELLERAFQKTYGLELKSLFVSLDLTIGTFRKSVSSLIPSLTKAAWNLKAKDIQASRQGITKRKFLYRIKKTDYHKQWGREYQRPSFFQRALSWLLGVLPKVGPNKALAFKPPTPAAEKVFMESFNVTSDKYAAQLKNLNNDKVTLLNTDLDTGDQSKIGTYGKADKTYAELLDKLAKNDFKDLPAELKKNLLTFYATAKAPATTDKEASKDWGKVQENLSKLKATSL
- a CDS encoding pirin-like bicupin family protein, producing MIKVISAADRHHASHGWLNSYFLFSFSDYYDTNNIQWGPLRVFNDDYIKGKSGFPEHSHSEMEIVTIVLEGEIAHKDSLGNETVISAGQVQRMSAGTGISHSEKNDKDEDVHLFQLWFLPNKKGITPSYEQKSVDFLKEKNQLIPLVTGQKVLEDVVYMNSNSTVFYAHLEKDKEINFKTFQIRKGLIYVITGEMFVNGVQVEKSDQVRSMDIDALRMKASADCTFILIDVPAVEANY